From the Nymphalis io chromosome 1, ilAglIoxx1.1, whole genome shotgun sequence genome, one window contains:
- the LOC126781407 gene encoding ionotropic receptor 21a, with product MKTKNPVNVKRSADPVFHGHPKTREEIWHENFLQKRTTFDQTSSLINLIYNITLTYFNDCTPVILYDDQIKASGNYLFQNLFKNFPVSFMHGYINEKDYLKEPKLLQPRRNCHHFIVFLTDVMRSANVFGKQSESKVIVVARSSQWAVQEFLAGPMSKFLVNLLIIGQSFKDNENTEAAYILYTHILYTDGLGASKPLILCSWSHGKFSRKVNLFPSKMTNGYAGHRFLVAAANQPPFVFRRIETDSDGGNPRVVWNGIEIKILIMLAERNNFSIEVVEPRDLHLGSGDAVAKEVTSGRVDIGIAGMYITKERARDMDVSFSHSQDCAAFITLTSTALPRYRAILGPFHWHVWVALTFTYLIGIIPLAFSDKHTLRHLIHNKGEIENMFWYVFGTFTNCFTFVGENSWSKTTKITTRLLIGWYWLFTIIITSCYTGSIIAFVTLPIFPETVDTISQLLAGFYRVGTLDHGGWERWFYNSSDPLTNKLLKKLEFVPDVKTGIQNTTKAFFWPYAFLGSQSELEYIAKANFTKAESKRSLLHISNECFVPFGVSMGFPNNSLYGAKLSKDISRMVQSGIINKLIDEVRWEIQRTKSGGLLSVIHSPIKINSIEEKGLTLEDTQGMFLLLGAGLLIAATALLSEWMGGFTKRCRNIGKKITSTKNSKNLPKTPRTSAKRVVLKNDGAESKLGLNERPLSYDSDNTCDGQIITITQESIIIHNDCKEGWDSNRSSLIDLDYEIQEVFEKDKLTGTRSDEINRNNTASKGAFGDIVDTKS from the exons aTGAAGACTAAAAATCCAGTAAACGTTAAACGAAGTGCGGATCCAGTTTTCCATGGACATCCGAAAACAAGAGAAGAAATTTGGCATGAAAATTTTTTGCAAAAACGTACAACTTTCGACCAAACATCGtcactaattaatttaatttataatataacattgacaTATTTCAATGATTGTACACCAGTGATTCTATATGATGATCAAATAAAGGCCAGCGGGaactatttatttcaaaacctTTTCAAAAATTTTCCTGTCTCATTTATGCATGGTTACATAAATGAAAAAGATTACTTGAAAGAGCCAAAGTTGCTGCAACCCAGAAGAAACTGCCATCATTTTATAGTTTTCCTGACTGATGTTATGAGAAGTGCTAATGTTTTCGGTAAGCAATCGGAAAGCAAAGTTATTGTGGTCGCGAGGTCTTCACAATGGGCTGTTCAAGAGTTCCTTGCAGGACCTATGTCAAAATTTTTAGTAAATCTACTTATAATTGGGCAAAGTTTTAAAGATAACGAAAATACG gAAGCTGCGTACATATTATACACTCATATTCTATATACAGACGGATTGGGTGCTAGCAAACCATTAATATTGTGTTCTTGGAGTCACGGTAAATTTTCacgaaaagttaatttattccCATCGAAAATGACGAATGGCTACGCTGGTCACAGATTTTTAGTTGCTGCTGCAAATCAACCTCCCTTTGTATTTAGGAG aaTTGAAACTGATTCAGATGGTGGAAATCCAAGAGTCGTTTGGAAtggtattgaaataaaaattcttatcATGCTAGCAGAAAGGAACAATTTCTCTATCGAAGTAGTTGAACCTCGGGACCTTCATTTagg ttcTGGTGACGCCGTAGCTAAAGAGGTAACTTCAGGTCGAGTTGATATCGGCATAGCCGGAATGTACATAACAAAAGAAAGAGCTCGTGATATGGATGTTAGTTTCTCGCATTCTCAAGATTGTGCCGCATTTATAACCTTAACCTCTACTGCTCTTCCTCG GTACCGAGCAATACTTGGTCCATTTCATTGGCATGTCTGGGTCGCTCTTACGTTTACTTACTTAATTGGTATAATCCCTTTGGCTTTCTCAGACAAACATACGTTACGTCATTTGATTCATAATAAAGGAGAAATTGAAAACATGTTTTGGTATGTCTTTGGGACGTTCACTAATTGTTTTACCTTTGTCGGTGAAAATTCTTGgagtaaaacaacaaaaataactaCAAGATTATTAATAG gaTGGTATTGGTTATTTACAATCATTATAACGAGCTGTTACACAGGTTCAATTATAGCATTTGTAACTTTACCAATATTTCCGGAGACAGTAGATACGATATCACAACTTCTGGCGGGATTTTATCGTGTTGGAACTTTAG ATCATGGTGGTTGGGAAAGGTGGTTCTATAATTCGTCGGATCCCTTAACTAATAAACTTTTGAAGAAATTGGAATTTGTACCTGATGTGAAAACTGGTATTCAGAACACTACTAAGGCATTTTTCTGGCCGTACGCATTCTTGGGATCACAATCGGAGTTGGAATATATTGCAAAAGCGAATTTTACAAAAGCGGA atcGAAACGTTCTCTTCTTCATATATCTAATGAATGTTTCGTACCATTTGGTGTTAGCATGGGTTTTCCAAACAATTCTTTATATGGAGCAAAATTAAGTAAAGATATCAGTAGGATGGTACAAAGtggtattataaacaaattgattGATGAAGTTCGATGGGAGATACAGAGGACAAAATCAGGAGGATTATTATca gtAATACATAGCCCAATAAAGATAAACTCAATTGAAGAAAAAGGCTTAACATTGGAAGATACGCAAGGTATGTTTCTCTTACTAGGCGCTGGTCTTCTTATAGCGGCCACTGCTCTTTTATCTGAATGGATGGGAGGATTTACAAAAAGATGCCGTAATATAGGCAAAAAAATTACGTCAACGAAGAACTCCAAGAACCTTCCTAAAACGCCTAGAACTTCTGCGAAGAGGGTAGTACTGAAAAACGATGGTGCCGAAAGTAAATTAGGTTTAAATGAAAGACCTTTAAGTTATGATTCCGATAATACTTGTGATGGTCAAATTATAACTATAACCCAGGAAAGTATAATAATACACAACGATTGTAAAGAAGGTTGGGATTCTAACCGATCCAGTTTGATTGATTTAGATTATGAAATACAAGAAGTTTTTGAAAAGGATAAACTTACAGGAACAAGGTCAGatgaaataaatagaaacaataCCGCATCAAAAGGAGCATTTGGAGATATTGTTGATACCAAATcttaa